TATGCTTGGCTTCATCTACAACAGTGAGGTGAGCTCCGTCAGTCGCTTTGTCCCCACCACTGGGTCCTCCCTCCCATGCACTTTTGACCCCCAGCTGGCTGACTTCACCGTGTGCGactgccgccatggccgtgtcctcctcgacaacggtgAGGTGCCCATGGAGCTTGTGGTCTGGGACCCCATGACGGACCGCCGAAAAGAGGTGAGCGACCCCCGCAGGTCCTTGTTCTATCTCGGGACCGCGGTGCTATGTGCTGTGGACGGCTGCGACCACACCAGCTGCCACAAGGGCCCTTTCCATGTTGTTTTTGTCGGTATTGATGCGGAGGTGGGGAGCGTAACCGCCTACAAGTACTCGTCGGAGACGGGTGAGTGGAGCACGCCGACGTCTGAGCTTGCCCTTGTCGACGAGCATCACTTTGTCGTGGAGCTTGACCTCTTCGACGGGCTTGACCCCGTCGATGACGGCTACCTTACTGCGATGCACAGTGTGCTTGTTGAAGACTCCCTCCACTTCCTCCTCATGTCTGGGCCACAAGGCGCTCGAGTTCTCAAGTACGATGTAGGAAGGCATTACCTCTCTTTGATCGTCCTGCCGGCAGCGGCGGCTGTTTACGACCGGGGCACCCTTCTCATGGCAACAGAGGATGGAAGGCTGGGAGTCGCCCACCTGGACAAGCTCAGCCTTCACCTGTGGTCAAGGGAGGTGGGTCCTGACGGAATTGCAGCATGGACAGAACATAGAGTCATTAACCTCATACCGTTTCTCCCCATTGGAGATCCTGCGATCAAAGTGGAGTTGATTGGCTCCGTGGAGGGTGCCAATATCATCTTCGCCACCACAGCTCTTGGTGTCTACGCTATTGATCTCAAGTTGCTGCGGTCAAGAAAGTTATGT
This region of Lolium perenne isolate Kyuss_39 chromosome 2, Kyuss_2.0, whole genome shotgun sequence genomic DNA includes:
- the LOC127320811 gene encoding uncharacterized protein — protein: MATLVPDLPDELVHEILFRLPPDEPACLFRLSVLSNLWRSLLSDPGFHHNYRKFNRMPPMLGFIYNSEVSSVSRFVPTTGSSLPCTFDPQLADFTVCDCRHGRVLLDNGEVPMELVVWDPMTDRRKEVSDPRRSLFYLGTAVLCAVDGCDHTSCHKGPFHVVFVGIDAEVGSVTAYKYSSETGEWSTPTSELALVDEHHFVVELDLFDGLDPVDDGYLTAMHSVLVEDSLHFLLMSGPQGARVLKYDVGRHYLSLIVLPAAAAVYDRGTLLMATEDGRLGVAHLDKLSLHLWSREVGPDGIAAWTEHRVINLIPFLPIGDPAIKVELIGSVEGANIIFATTALGVYAIDLKLLRSRKLCEGQDIRPLFPFMSFYNPPERQTGASFPAGASVAARHQ